A region of Carassius gibelio isolate Cgi1373 ecotype wild population from Czech Republic chromosome B11, carGib1.2-hapl.c, whole genome shotgun sequence DNA encodes the following proteins:
- the card19 gene encoding caspase recruitment domain family, member 19 isoform X1, whose protein sequence is MGVSKQKTSGHFKMGESFHEQLQIDSRFLKSDRRLDTELVDKLILQLNRIYPQILTDKEASKFRDLDVPTCIRLAELLNHLQEKGEEACREFYRALHLHVEDVYFSLPTRLRLRESGEPVVPITSPKDRYVMNDHSPFFFLSCFSVAVGAALLYYYGESKQVSGSSSALGLAAMGLSRKVRDVLIWYTEDGK, encoded by the exons ATGGGCGTTTCCAAACAAAAGACATCAGGGCACTTCAAAATGGGAG AGAGCTTCCATGAACAGCTGCAAATAGACAGCCGCTTCCTGAAATCAGACCGACGTCTAGATACAGAACTGGTGGATAAACTCATCCTGCAGCTCAACAGAATCTACCCACAGATCCTGACTGACAAGGAGGCCTCCAAG TTTAGGGATTTGGATGTGCCCACCTGTATCAGGCTGGCGGAGCTGCTGAATCATCTGCAGGAGAAAGGAGAGGAGGCATGTCGAGAGTTTTACCGCGCACTGCACCTCCACGTGGAGGACGTTTATTTCAGTTTACCCACACGCCTCCGACTCAGAG agTCTGGGGAACCAGTTGTCCCAATCACGAGTCCCAAGGACAGATATGTAATGAATGACCATA GTCCGTTCTTCTTCCTGAGTTGTTTCAGTGTGGCTGTAGGAGCAGCTCTGCTCTATTACTATGGTG AGTCCAAGCAGGTGTCAGGCTCCAGCAGCGCTCTGGGTCTGGCTGCGATGGGTCTCAGTAGAAAAGTGCGGGACGTTCTCATCTGGTACACAGAAGATGGGAAGTGA
- the LOC127968086 gene encoding ninjurin-1 isoform X1, whose translation MASEAIELNGDANRSDSREIQENPKEKRQQSDRPRQSHWSRNTPINMNHYANKKSAAESMLDIALLMANASQLKIILELGPKFSLYIPLICLISISLILQITVGVLLIFIVKWNLNDTSKHYILNLLENIVTALVFIIVVVNVFITAFGVQRPEDTKS comes from the exons ATGGCTTCGGAAGCGATTGAATTGAATGGAGATGCTAACAGAAGTGATTCAAGAGAG attcaGGAGAACCCAAAGGAAAAAAGGCAGCAGTCTGAT CGTCCCCGGCAGAGCCACTGGTCAAGGAACACCCCAATTAACATGAACCATTACGCCAATAAGAAGAGTGCAGCAGAGAGCATGCTGGATATCGCACTGCTGATGGCCAATGCCTCCCAGCTGAAGATCATCCTGGAGCTGGGACCCAAGTTCTCCTTATACATTCCTCTCATCTGTCTCATCAGCATCTCCCTCATCCTTCAGATCACCGTGGGGGTCTTGCTTATCTTCATAG TGAAGTGGAATCTGAATGACACGAGTAAACACTACATACTGAATCTTCTGGAGAACATCGTCACAGCTCTCGTCTTCATCATCGTAGTAGTAAATGTTTTCATCACGGCATTTGGCGTCCAAAGACCAGAGGACACGAAATCATAA
- the card19 gene encoding caspase recruitment domain family, member 19 isoform X2, producing the protein MTESFHEQLQIDSRFLKSDRRLDTELVDKLILQLNRIYPQILTDKEASKFRDLDVPTCIRLAELLNHLQEKGEEACREFYRALHLHVEDVYFSLPTRLRLRESGEPVVPITSPKDRYVMNDHSPFFFLSCFSVAVGAALLYYYGESKQVSGSSSALGLAAMGLSRKVRDVLIWYTEDGK; encoded by the exons ATGACAGAGAGCTTCCATGAACAGCTGCAAATAGACAGCCGCTTCCTGAAATCAGACCGACGTCTAGATACAGAACTGGTGGATAAACTCATCCTGCAGCTCAACAGAATCTACCCACAGATCCTGACTGACAAGGAGGCCTCCAAG TTTAGGGATTTGGATGTGCCCACCTGTATCAGGCTGGCGGAGCTGCTGAATCATCTGCAGGAGAAAGGAGAGGAGGCATGTCGAGAGTTTTACCGCGCACTGCACCTCCACGTGGAGGACGTTTATTTCAGTTTACCCACACGCCTCCGACTCAGAG agTCTGGGGAACCAGTTGTCCCAATCACGAGTCCCAAGGACAGATATGTAATGAATGACCATA GTCCGTTCTTCTTCCTGAGTTGTTTCAGTGTGGCTGTAGGAGCAGCTCTGCTCTATTACTATGGTG AGTCCAAGCAGGTGTCAGGCTCCAGCAGCGCTCTGGGTCTGGCTGCGATGGGTCTCAGTAGAAAAGTGCGGGACGTTCTCATCTGGTACACAGAAGATGGGAAGTGA
- the LOC127968086 gene encoding ninjurin-1 isoform X2, translating to MASEAIELNGDANRSDSRERPRQSHWSRNTPINMNHYANKKSAAESMLDIALLMANASQLKIILELGPKFSLYIPLICLISISLILQITVGVLLIFIVKWNLNDTSKHYILNLLENIVTALVFIIVVVNVFITAFGVQRPEDTKS from the exons ATGGCTTCGGAAGCGATTGAATTGAATGGAGATGCTAACAGAAGTGATTCAAGAGAG CGTCCCCGGCAGAGCCACTGGTCAAGGAACACCCCAATTAACATGAACCATTACGCCAATAAGAAGAGTGCAGCAGAGAGCATGCTGGATATCGCACTGCTGATGGCCAATGCCTCCCAGCTGAAGATCATCCTGGAGCTGGGACCCAAGTTCTCCTTATACATTCCTCTCATCTGTCTCATCAGCATCTCCCTCATCCTTCAGATCACCGTGGGGGTCTTGCTTATCTTCATAG TGAAGTGGAATCTGAATGACACGAGTAAACACTACATACTGAATCTTCTGGAGAACATCGTCACAGCTCTCGTCTTCATCATCGTAGTAGTAAATGTTTTCATCACGGCATTTGGCGTCCAAAGACCAGAGGACACGAAATCATAA
- the LOC127968084 gene encoding protein bicaudal D homolog 2-like has protein sequence MANMSGEEDGCPEAQLVSEAGPNWLRAENERLTRELSETSREKIQAAEYGLAVLEENQQLKQRFEELESEYESARHELDQLREAYGQVHSTHRKVAADGESREESLILESASKEAYYEQRVQELQADLRQTKNTLTSTQAENERLATLALELRENNEIVELQRSRLRDDIREYKIRESRLLQDYTELEEENISLQKQVSTLKQGQVEFEGLKHENRRLEEEVQYMNSQLEDAIRLREIAERQLTEALETVKTEREQKAALRKELTHHMTLGDSLLASSLDGLKLSTDEPNNDEAILAFENGLAKVSEVNDEDNRLSSPKRDGNIRPAPSLVDDLLTELNISEIQKLKQQLLQVEREKVALLTTLQDSQKQLEHARGALAEQQEAMTRLSDDLGVMRRLQAGKERQSALDSERERDSREDNDVDYYELDINGPEILRCKYEVAIAEAGELREELKALKSEHDEMKAEHEEVRARLEGHVRDLSVQVSHLESSSRADRDQVTRLEKELKEVSAVAGETEGSLSVAQDELVAFSEELANLYHHVCMCNNETPNRVMLDFYKEGKGNKTEGKDLQSTLTQTSDSTAETPRSNSTAADSLTSGTPVREDPGPESMDIYNLVAIIRDQIRHLQKAVDRTTELSRQRVASLELAAVADKDQAACMEEILKLKSLLSTKREQIATLRTVLKANKQTAEVALANLKSKYDNEKAMVTETMMKLRNELKALKEDAATFSSLRAMFATRCDEYVTQLDDMQRQLAAAEDEKKTLNSLLRMAIQQKLALTQRLEDLEFDHEQSRRGSGAGPGSRGKASSGRGRGPLLFSSPH, from the exons GCATACGGCCAGGTTCACTCCACACATAGGAAGGTGGCTGCAGATGGGGAAAGCAGGGAGGAGTCCCTCATCCTTGAGTCGGCATCTAAAGAGGCGTACTATGAGCAGAGAGTGCAGGAACTGCAGGCTGACCTGCGACAAACAAAGAACACCCTCACCAGCACCCAGGCGGAGAACGAACGTCTGGCCACCCTTGCACTAGAGCTGAGAGAG AATAATGAGATTGTGGAGCTCCAGCGCAGTCGCCTGCGTGACGATATTAGAGAGTACAAGATCCGCGAGTCTCGTCTGCTGCAAGACTACACTGAACTGGAAGAAGAGAACATCAGCCTTCAGAAACAAGTTTCCACCCTTAAACAGGGTCAG GTGGAGTTTGAGGGACTAAAGCATGAGAATCGCCGCTTGGAAGAGGAAGTGCAGTACATGAACAGCCAGCTAGAGGATGCCATTCGGTTACGTGAAATAGCTGAGCGTCAGCTAACAGAGGCTTTAGAAACCGTAAAGACCGAACGGGAGCAGAAAGCAGCTCTCCGAAAAGAATTGACACATCACATGACCCTGGGAGACTCCCTTCTTGCCAGCTCATTGGATGGGCTCAAACTGAGTACAGACGAACCAAATAACGATGAGGCCATTTTGGCATTTGAAAACGGATTAGCTAAAGTCAGTGAGGTTAACGACGAAGATAACCGATTGTCTTCTCCCAAAAGAGATGGAAACATCCGTCCCGCACCAAGTCTGGTTGATGACTTGTTGACAGAGCTGAACATCTCTGAAATCCAGAAGCTTAAACAACAGCTCTTACAG GTGGAACGAGAGAAGGTGGCTCTACTCACCACTTTACAGGACTCTCAGAAGCAGTTAGAGCATGCTCGAGGAGCATTAGCTGAACAGCAGGAAGCTATGACGAGACTTAGTGACGATTTGGGTGTAATGAGGAGATTGCAGGCAGGCAAGGAGCGGCAGTCAGCCCTGGACAGTGAGCGAGAGCGGGACAGTCGGGAGGACAATGATGTGGACTATTATGAGCTGGATATCAATGGGCCAGAGATACTTCGGTGCAAGTATGAAGTAGCCATAGCAGAGGCAGGTGAACTGAGGGAGGAGCTTAAGGCACTAAAATCGGAGCATGATGAG ATGAAGGCAGAGCATGAGGAGGTACGGGCACGACTGGAGGGACACGTGCGTGACCTCAGTGTTCAAGTGTCTCATTTGGAGAGCAGCAGCCGTGCAGACCGTGATCAAGTCACTCGGTTGGAAAAGGAGCTGAAGGAAGTGAGTGCAGTTGCCGGCGAGACAGAAGGAAGTCTTAGTGTTGCCCAGGATGAGCTTGTCGCCTTCAGTGAAGAGCTTGCAAACCTCTACCACCATGTCTGCATGTGCAACAACGAAACCCCGAATCGTGTCATGCTCGATTTCTACAAAGAGGGTAAAGGAAACAAGACCGAAGGTAAAGATCTTCAGTCTACGTTGACGCAAACCAGTGACAGCACAGCTGAGACACCAAGGTCTAACTCCACCGCCGCTGACAGCTTGACTTCTGGAACACCAGTCAGAGAAGATCCAGGTCCTGAATCAATGGACATCTACAACCTAGTAGCTATAATTCGGGATCAGATACGCCACTTGCAGAAGGCGGTCGATCGTACCACAGAACTGTCCAGGCAAAGAGTTGCTTCTCTAGAGTTGGCCGCAGTGGCGGATAAAGACCAGGCTGCTTGCATGGAGGAGATTTTAAAGCTCAAGTCCCTGCTGAGCACTAAACGAGAACAGATCGCCACGCTGAGGACTGTACTCAAGGCCAATAAACAG ACAGCAGAGGTTGCCCTGGCAAACCTAAAGAGCAAATATGATAATGAAAAGGCCATGGTCACTGAAACCATGATGAAGTTGAGGAACGAGCTGAAGGCTCTTAAAGAAGATGCCGCTACATTCTCCTCTCTCAGGGCAATGTTTGCCACCAG ATGTGATGAATACGTAACACAATTGGACGACATGCAGAGGCAGCTGGCTGCAGCAGAGGATGAGAAGAAGACTCTGAACTCTCTCCTGCGTATGGCCATCCAGCAGAAACTGGCCCTTACACAGCGATTGGAGGATCTGGAGTTTGACCATGAGCAATCCCGAAGAGGATCTGGTGCTGGGCCAGGCAGCCGTGGGAAGGCTTCATCTGGCCGTGGGAGGGGACCCTTATTGTTTTCCAGCCCCCAT TAA